Genomic DNA from Rhodoferax mekongensis:
TCTCCAGCACGATGTTGGTGGACTTTTTGTTGTCGGTGATCTTCCAGCTGCCGGCCACCAAAGCGTTGCCTTCGCCTTTGACGGGTGTCCAAGTCACAGTGCCTTTGGACTTGTTGGAGGTGTATTTGGAGGCGTACACCGTCTGCAGCGTGATGGAGGCGATACCGATTTTTTCCATTTCCCAGCGATATGTGTTGTCACCCAGATCGACCAATTGGTCGACTTTGGGGAAGTGGCTGGCGGAGGTGGGTACGTCTGACAGCACCGCAAAGACCTCGCTGGCCTTGGCCTTCACATCAAATTCGTAACCCAAGTTGATTTCTACGGTAACGGCCATGGGTCTGTCTCCTCTTTGTGGTTGGTACGTCGGCGCATGTTACTTTGTTTGCTTTGAGTCCGACTGGGGGCTGGTGTCTAGAGAGGCTTCGTCGCGTACCCAGATTGGGGAATTGGAGCATCGGAGCGCACTTACACTGCCGGGGCTGCGCGTTGCAGTTGACACATTCCCCAAGGGAGAAATACATGAAAAAGTTTATTCTCATTGCATTCATTTCCGCCAGTCTGGTGGGTTGCGCATCCGTCAAGATGGGCGACGCCGGCAAGGATGCAGCGGTCAAGTCCTTCGCTGTTCCCGCTGACAAGGCGGCCCTATATATCTATCGCAATGAGTCGATGGGCGGAGCAGTCAAGATGGATGTGGAAGTTGATGGCAAGGCCATTGGTCAGACTGCCGCCAAGACCTATTTGTACAAGGAAGTGGCCCCTGGCAAGCACGTGATCGCGTCCAAGGCCGAAAACACCGACACCTTGGAAATTGATGCCAAGCCGGGAGTGGCTTACTACATCTGGCAAGAAGTCAAAATGGGCTTTATGTACGCGCGCAACAAGTTGCAACTGGTAGATGAAAGCGCTGGCAAGAAAGGCGTGTTGGAAACCAAGTTGGCTGAAACGAAGTAATCAGCAGGCCGATCAGGATTGCCGGTCAGACCTTGGCAAATCTGGTACTTCAAGGCGCCCTGATGCGTTGCAGGGTGAGCTGGATCAGGCGCGCATCGGAGCTCGCCCTGTGCCGCTGGGTGCCTCGCTCGCTGGCGATCTGGGATTTGACGACGTGCCATTGGTCCGCTTCCTCGTCGCTGAGCAGGCTGCGCAGGTTCTCCAGCTTGAAACGAGGGGACGTGCCGGCTGCTTCATACAACACGCCCAGCCAGGTGAAATCGTTGGCCCAGCCATCGGAGTACACGGTTTGTCCGGCCAGCCGGGTGTTGAGCAGGGTGGCCACTTCACGGGCGCGCAGGCCGCGTTCCTCCAGCAGATCACGGGTGATGCGGTGCAGGGCAGCGGCTTGGTCGTCCCAGTGGGTCCAGTCTTGCTCGGGCTGCACCAAGGTGCAGTAAGCGTGCCCGTCCGGCAACACATAGCCCACCTCGATGGGGTAACTGTTGCGGCCCAGGCCGGAGGCCTCGATGTCGAGCACCGTGGGCATGAGTTGGGAGGTGGGGCGTTCCAAGGTGACAGTGGGGGGCATGGTGTTCGCGTTACCGCTGTGTTTTTCATTCTCCAGCAAGCTTTGCGCCAGCCCGTATGGGGTATGCCCTGATGGGTGTACGCCAAACGGGTGACAATCCAGCTTTTCTTGCTTTACAGGACCCGCATGGCCAGCAGCCTTCTCGCCCTTTTAGATGACATCGCCACCATCCTTGACGACGTGGCCGTACTCAGCAAAGTCGCCGCCAAGAAAACAGCCGGTGTGCTGGGGGATGACCTCGCGCTCAATGCGCAACAGGTCACTGGCGTTTCCGCAGAACGCGAGATTCCGGTGGTATGGGCGGTGTGCAAGGGTTCGCTGTTGAACAAAGTGATCCTGGTGCCCGCAGCCTTGGCCATCAGTATCGTGGCGCCCTGGCTGGTGACGCCGCTGCTCATGGTGGGCGGCGCTTTTTTGTGTTTTGAAGGTTTCGAGAAGCTGGCCCACAAGTTTCTGCATCGCGCGGAAGACGATCAGGCCCATGAAGCCGAGCTTCTGCAGGCGCTGCAAAACCCCGCAGTGGATCTGGTGGCGCTGGAGAATGACAAGATCAAGGGGGCCATCCGCACCGACTTCATTCTCTCGGCCGAAATCATCGCCATTACCTTGGGCACGGTGCAAACCAGCGCCTGGACGACGCAGCTTATGGTGCTGGCCGGTGTGGCCTTCATCATGACGGTGGGCGTGTACGGCCTGGTGGCGGGCATCGTAAAGATTGACGACCTGGGCCTCTACCTCACCCGTCGGCCCTCCGCCACGCCCGAAGGCGGCTTCACCCAGGCGCTGGGGCGCGGCTTGCTGCGCGCCGCACCGGTGCTGATGAAGGTGCTGTCGGTGGCCGGTACCGCGGCCATGTTTCTGGTGGGCGGCGGCATTCTGGTGCACGGCTTGCCGTTTTTGCACCACCTGCTGGATGGTCTGCCGCTGGGCTTTGTGTGGGACGGTTTGGTCGGCATCGTGGCCGGCGCCCTGGTGCTGGCAGGTGTAACGCTGGTGCAGCGCCTGCGTCAGGGTTCGAAGGGAAATTAGCCATTGGCGCCCGTGCAATCTGCGCAAGCAGCTCCTAAATCCATAGCAACCGGTCTGGCGCTGGCCATTGCCGGTGCCATTGCCTTCAGTGGCAAAGCCATCATCGTCAAGCTGGCCTACCGCTACCCCGGGGTGGATGCAGTCAGCCTCATCATGCTTCGCATGTTGATGGCATTGCCGTTCTTCCTGGCCATTGTGTGGTGGACCGGGCCGCGCGCACGCCGGCGGGGCCAGGACGTGGTGGCGCTGACGCCCAAAGACAAGCTGGGCATTCTGGGCCTGGGCATTACCGGCTACTACCTGGCCAGCTTTCTGGACTTTGCCGGGCTGGCCTACATCTCGGCCTCGCTGGAGCGGCTGATTCTGTATCTCAACCCCACGCTCGTCG
This window encodes:
- a CDS encoding SRPBCC family protein, which gives rise to MAVTVEINLGYEFDVKAKASEVFAVLSDVPTSASHFPKVDQLVDLGDNTYRWEMEKIGIASITLQTVYASKYTSNKSKGTVTWTPVKGEGNALVAGSWKITDNKKSTNIVLEIQGELTLPLPGLMKMVAAPVAEAEFEKMVEQYIDNLTKHFGGEA
- a CDS encoding DUF2846 domain-containing protein; translation: MKKFILIAFISASLVGCASVKMGDAGKDAAVKSFAVPADKAALYIYRNESMGGAVKMDVEVDGKAIGQTAAKTYLYKEVAPGKHVIASKAENTDTLEIDAKPGVAYYIWQEVKMGFMYARNKLQLVDESAGKKGVLETKLAETK
- a CDS encoding DUF808 domain-containing protein, translated to MASSLLALLDDIATILDDVAVLSKVAAKKTAGVLGDDLALNAQQVTGVSAEREIPVVWAVCKGSLLNKVILVPAALAISIVAPWLVTPLLMVGGAFLCFEGFEKLAHKFLHRAEDDQAHEAELLQALQNPAVDLVALENDKIKGAIRTDFILSAEIIAITLGTVQTSAWTTQLMVLAGVAFIMTVGVYGLVAGIVKIDDLGLYLTRRPSATPEGGFTQALGRGLLRAAPVLMKVLSVAGTAAMFLVGGGILVHGLPFLHHLLDGLPLGFVWDGLVGIVAGALVLAGVTLVQRLRQGSKGN
- a CDS encoding 3'-5' exonuclease, with protein sequence MPPTVTLERPTSQLMPTVLDIEASGLGRNSYPIEVGYVLPDGHAYCTLVQPEQDWTHWDDQAAALHRITRDLLEERGLRAREVATLLNTRLAGQTVYSDGWANDFTWLGVLYEAAGTSPRFKLENLRSLLSDEEADQWHVVKSQIASERGTQRHRASSDARLIQLTLQRIRAP